The genomic region TCCTTCGGGAAGCCGGCCGTGTCCACCGCGCCGAAGAAGGACGCCTTGACCGGGAACACGTCGTATGGTGTCGGCTCCCCGATGTAGTCGATCCCCGACCACAGGAACTCGCCCGTGAACCACTTCCGGTCCCGGTCCTTCTTCAGCCCGTACTCGCCGCTCATCGTCCAGGAGGCGAGGTTGTTGTCGTACGAGGAGGTCGCGCGGCGGCCGGGGGTGTGGTTCTCGCCCGTGTTGAGGCGCTCCGGTTCCTGGTACGTCCCGCGGGTGGAGGTCTCGGACGAGGACTCCGACTCGAAGAGGAAGAGGCGCGGATAGCGGGCGTGCAGGGCGTCGACCGAGGCGGCGGTGTTGTAGTTGAGGCCGAGTCCGTCGATCTTGGCGAGCATCAGATCGGCCGGTGAGCCGACAGCGGGCAGGCCGCGGTACTTGTCGGAGCCGATCACGATCGGCCGGGTCGGATCGAGTCGCCGTACGTCGTCGATGAGCCGGTCGGCGATGGCGAGGCCGGCGGTCGACGTCGAGTCGGGGATCTCATTGCCGATGGACCACATGATGACGGCGGGCGAGTTGCGTGCGGCCAGCACCATCTCGCCGATGTCGGCGTCGCTGTGCGCGTCGAAGAACCGCCCGTAGTCGTACGGGTTCTTGCCGCGCCGCCAGCAGTCGAAGGCCTCCACCATCATCACGATGCCGAGCCGCTCACAGGCCGCGATCACCTCGGGAGCGGGCGGATTGTGCGAGGTGCGCAGGGCGTTGACACCCATGCTGCGCATGATTCTCAACTGGCGTTCCACGGCGTCCGCGTTGACGGCCGCACCGAGGGCGCCCAGGTCGTGGTGGAGGTTGACGCCACGGAGTTTGAGGTAACGGCCGTTCAGGGTCAGGCCGTTGTCTGCGTCGACGGTGAAGTGGCGGATACCGAAGGGGGTTTCGTAGGTGTCGGCCGTGCGGCCGTCGACCCGGAGTTCCGTCTTCAGGGTGTAGAGCGTGGGCGTGTCGATGTCCCACGTCCGCGGATCCCGGACGGTGAGGTCGTGCGTGGCGGTCGCAGCGCCGGGTGGCGAAGCCGGGTCCGCGCCGACGGTGACCGTGGACGTCTCGCGGGCCACCGTACGGCCGCGCGGGTCGACGACCGCCGATCTCACCTCGACCCGTCTCGCCTCGCCCGACGCGTTCACGACGCTGGTCCGCGCCCGTACCAGCGCCCGGTCCGTGCCGATCTCCGGTGTCGTCACCTGGGTGCCCCAGCGCTGGACGTGCACCGGGTCGGTGACGACGAGACGGGCCTCGCGGTGGATCCCGCTGCCCGAGTACCAGCGGCTGCTGGGGAGTCGGTTGCGGACCTCGACCGCGACGACGTTCGCGGTGGTGCCGTCCGTGTGCAGCAGATCCGTGAGATCGAGGGCGAACCCCGTGTAACCGTACGGGTGTTGGCCGACGAGGCGGCCATTGCAGTAGACGGACGAGTCCATGTACACGCCGTCGAACTCGACGGAGACCCGCATGTCCGCGTACGCCTTCGGCAGGGTGAAGGCGATGCGGTACCAGCCGAGGCCGCCGGGGAAGAATCCGGTGCCGCTGGTCGTACCGTGCTCCGTGGTGGGGCTGAGCTCGATGCTCCAGTCGTGCGGGACAGTGATCCGGCGCCATGCCGAGTCGTCGTAGCCGGGCTCCGCGGCCCGGGCGTACACGCCGGTGGGGTCGGCGAGGCCCGCCGGGTCGACGAGCGCGAAGCGCCAGCCGTCGCGGAGCGGAACGGTCCGCCCTGCGGTGGCGGCCCGGGCACGGAGGGCGGTTTCCTCGGCCGCCCACGCGTCGGAGGTGCCCGCGAGGACCACGGGAGCCGCCGTACCGGCGATCAGTACGGACCTGCGAGTCACCGTCATGGCGTTTTCCCTTTCGTAAGGGCTCACGTCTGCTCACAACTACTCGCGACCGAACAGATTCTGACAGTGCGACAGGTGCGGCCGTCAAGACTCCGGTAAGCGCTTCCCGTCCCGGGCGTCACATCGGCCCGAATCCCACGGTGGCGAGGGGCCCGGCAGAGGCCGGATGCGGAAGCCGGTGTGCCATGTGCGCAGGCCCCCGACACACTAGGCTGAGACGCAAGTGGCGAGCCTGTTCGCTGTGAGTGTGCGCAATGGAGTGGCGGCGATGACGAGCCACAACGAAGCCTCGGACGACAGCCCGGGGTACCCGTTCGACGAGACCGCCACGGCGCGGGCCGTCATAGACGGCGACGGCATCCTCGTCGAATGGAACGAGGGCGCTCGGCGCCTGCTCGGCCATGCCTCCGCCGAGGTCGTGGGCCGGCCCGCGGCGAACCTGCTGGCCCCGGACGCCGGAGCCGTACGCCCCCCGCCGGCCGGCCACCGCTGGAACGACACCCTCGCGCTGCGGCACCGGGACGGCCGGACCCTCCACGTATGGCTGCTCGCGCACCGACGGCGTCCCGAGCTCGGCGACCACAGCGGCTGGCTCGTCGTGACCCCGCTGGACAACGGCGGGCCGCCGGTTGAGGACGACGTCCTCGCCGGCCGGTTCCTGGACCAGTCACCCTGCGCCACCGCGATCTTCGACGAGCGGCTGCGGCTGCGCCGGGTCAACGCGGTGATGGCCGAGTCGATGGCCCTCCCGGAGGAGCGCATCCGCGGGCTGCGCCTCCCCGAGATCGGCGGCATGCCGCAGAACGAGGAGCTTGAACGCCACATGGTCCAGGTGCTCCTGACCGGGCGGCGCGACGATGTGGAGACGTACCTGGGCTCCCGGGACGGGGCCCGCGCGCGGGCATGGCTGGCCCGGCTGGCGCCGCTCACAGACGCCGAGGGCCGGGTCCTCGGCGTCTGTCTGTCCGCCCATGACTTCAGCCAGCAGTACCTCGCCCGGGAGCGCCTCCAGATCGTGAACGAGGCGAGCGTCCGTATCGGCTCCACGCTCGACGTCACCCGTACGGCCCAGGAGCTGGCCGACGTCTGCGTGCCCGCGCTCGCCGACTTCATCAGCATCGACCTCCTGGACCCGCCGGAACGCGGCGGCGAGCCGTACAGCGGACCGGTGCCCGCCCCCGTGAGCCTGCGCCGCGCCGCCCACCGGTCGGTGAACCCCGGCAATCCGGAGGCCGTGGTCAAACTGGGCCAGGTCGACGTCTACCCCGCGTCCTCACCCCAGGCCGACTCCCTGGTGGCCGGCCGGACCATCGTGGCCACGGATCCCGCGAGCACGCTGGCGGACTGGCTCGCCTGGGATCCGGCCCGCCGCGAGCGCGTCAAGGAGCTCGGCATCCACACGACGATGGCCGTTCCGATCCAGGCCCGCGGGGCGACGCTGGGCGTCGCCGTCTTCACCCGGTTCCGACGCCCCGCCCCCTTCACGGACGACGACGTCCTGCTGGCGGAGGAGGTCACGGCCAGGGCGGCCGTCTGTATCGACAACGCCCGCCGTTTCTCCCGCGAGCGCGAGACCGCGATCGCCCTGCAGCGCAGTCTGCTGCCCCGGACGCTGCCGCGGACGGCCGCCGTCGAGGCGGCCTCGCGCTATCTGCCCGCGGCACGGGCCGGAGTCGGCGGCGACTGGTTCGACGTGATCCCGCTGTCGGGGATGCGTGTCGCCATGGTCGTCGGGGACGTCGTCGGCCACGGGGTCCAGGCCTCCGCCACCATGGGACGGCTGCGGACCGCCGTCCGCACGCTCGCCGACATCGACCTGGCACCGGACGAACTGCTGACCCACCTCGACGACCTCGTTGTCCGGCTCTCCGAGGAGGCGGGCAGCGAGGGAACCACCGGCGAGGTGGGGGCCACCTGCCTGTACGCCGTCTACGACCCGGTCACCCGCGTCTGCACGCTCGCCCGGGCGGGCCATCCGCCACCGCTGATGCTGCCGCCGGACAGCTCACCCGAGGAGATCGACGTACCGTCGGGGCCTCCGCTGGGCGTGGGCGGGCTGCCGTTCGAGTCGATCGAGCTCAGGCTCCCCGAGGACACCGTGCTCGCCCTCTACACCGACGGTCTGCTCGAGAGCCCCGACCGTGACCCGGACGAGAGTCGCGCGGTGCTGAGCCAGGCGCTGGCGCGCGGCTCGGGCTCCCTCGACGAGACCTGCCACGACATCCTCCAGTCGCTGCTCCCGCCGACCGGCGCGTCCGACGACGTGGCGCTGCTGCTCGCCCGGACGAAGGGGCTGCCGACCTCGCAAGTGGCGACCTGGGACATCCCCGCCGATCCCGCCCTCGTCGGCCCGATCCGCAAGCAGGCCGTCCAGCAACTGGACACCTGGGAACTGAGCGAGGCGGCGTTCACGACCGAGCTGGTGGTGAGTGAACTCGTCACCAACGCCATCCGGTACGGCGAGCGCCCCATACGGCTGCGGCTGATCCACGACGACACCACCCTGATCTTCGAGGTGTCGGACTCCAGCCACACCGCGCCGCACCTGCGTCGCGCCAAGACGTTCGACGAGGGCGGCCGCGGTCTGCTTCTGGTCGCCCAGCTCACCCAGCGCTGGGGCAGCCGTCACACCCCCGAGGGCAAGACGATCTGGGCGGAGCTGGCACTGGGCGAGGACTGATCCCGGCCAGGACTAACAAGGACCGATGGGGGCTGGCCAGGGCTGATGACGCTTGAGCGGGTGCGTCAGCTGTCCTGACAGACCGTCGGGTGCACCGCCTGTTCCGACGGACCGTCGTGTCACCGGCCGCCGTCTCCGTGACCTCCCCCGCCACCTCCGTCACCGTCGCCGTCGTGGCCGTCCCAGCCTCCGCCGCCGTACCCGTCGTGGCCGCCGTCGTAGCCGCCTCCTCCGTAGCCGCCGGACCCGCAGTAGTAGCCGAAGCACCAGCTGGGAGCGGGTGCGGGTGTCGTGGGCCGGGGAGTCGGGGGCGCCTGGGAAGGCGTGGGAGACGCCGACGTGGGGGTGGGATCCGGGCTCGGGACGGGTTGCGGCTTCGCCGTGTCGCTGTTCGTGTACGACGTGATCCACTCCATTTGGAGCGAGTCGACCGAGGTGTCGATCTCCCAGCGCTGGGCCTTGCCTTCGTTACGGGTCTTGAGGACCAGCCCCGTCTCCTCCTCCCCCGAAACGGGTGCCAGCGCGAGATTCGGTCGCCCCAGGGGCACGAGGTTTCCCTCAAGGGTGAGGTCGTAGTGGACGGACACCCGACCCTTCTCGCCGTCGCACGGGCCGAGCCTGACGGAGGAGGCGAGCCGGGAGTCGAGGCACAGATCCTTGTCGGCCAGGCTGCGCAGCAGGCCGTCGCTCTCGTACGACCACTGCTGGCGCTCCGAGGAACTACAGGTGGCGAGGACGACCTCCGCGCCCGCGGCCGCCCTGCCGTCGGCGATCCCGAGGCAGTCGCCGCTCCCGACGTTGCGGAGCCGCCCACCGACAGTGCCGGTATCCGCGCCGCCGGTGCCGATCCTGGTCGGCCCGGCATCGGGTTCCGCCGACGCCGCTCCGGTATCCGAGGCGGACGTCTGCCCCGCGTCGCCGCCACCGGACCACAGAGCCAACGGCACGAGCACGCATCCGCTTACGACGAGTACGGCCAGGGCGAGGTTGCGTCGACGCGGGGAGCGCCTGCCGGGCTCGCCCGGGCGGGTGTCCGGATGCGGGGGAAGCCGCACGGCGTGACGCGGACCCGCGTCGGTGAATGAGGCTGCGGCCGGCACCCGGCCGACGGCCCGATGGGAGCCGACAGCCGGGTCGTGTGCCGTACCCGTCTGGGAGCCGACGCCCTGGTCATGGCCCGTACCCACTGGGGAACCGGTAGCCAGGTGAGACCCGGTCACCGGGTCCGGATCGGTACTCGGGCCAACACCGACACCAGCACCAGCACCAGCACCAGCACCAGCACCAGGGCGGGCGCTACCAGCCGGGTGGGTTCCGGTGTCCGAGCGAGCGTCGGAGCCCGGGCGGGAGCCCGTGCCCGAGGGGGCGACACCCTGCCGAGGACTGGGACCCCAGACGGAATCGGCGTCCGAGTCGAGCTCGGCGTCCAACGGACGGCCGGTACCCGGCGGTCGACCGGAGCCCGGACCAGACCAGGAACCGGTACCCGACTGAAGCCCAGTGCCGGGACCGGGCCCGAACCCGGCGCCTGGCTGATACCCGAAGCCCGAACCGGAGCCTGTGCCGGTGCCCGGCCGATGCCCCACGCCCGTGCCCGGCTGATATCCCGAGCCCGGACCCGAACCGGAGCCTGCACCCGGCTGATGCCCCGTACCCGGACCCGAACCGGAACCGGCGCCCGGCTGGTACCCCGTGCCCGGCGCCGAACCCGAACCTGCGCCCGGTCGCTGCCCAATGCCCGTCCGATGTCCCGCGCCATCGCCCGCCCACGGAGCCACCGACACCACAGGACCCGACCCCGTCTCCACCCTCCGGGCCCGGCGGCCAGGCCTGGAATCGAGGTACCGCTGGGCCGCCCACCCGAGTACGCCTTCGGCCAGGAGACCGGCGAGGCGGCCGTCCGACTGGTTCAGCTGGTCGGCCGTGGACTGGCAGTGCAAGCAGCCGGCCATGTGCTGCCGCAGGTCGGGGCAGATCCTGCCGCCGGGCCGGAGCGAGACGTCCAGCAGTCGGCTGTAGCGGCGGCACTCCTCGTCCGGGGCGAGTTCGCGATGGTGCTCCAGGCAGTTCTGGCGCAACAGTTGCCTCGCTCGTTCCAGCGCGGCGTAGGCGTCCTCCACGTCGAGTCCGAGCAGGCGGGCCGGTACCGCGAGTTCCTCGGCCTCGACCTCCGCATGCCACAGAACGCAGCGGGCGGACTCCGGCAGCCGGTGGAACGCGCGGGAAACGAGCCGTCTGTTCTCCGGCGGGAGAAGCCGTGCCGTGGCCCGGACCTTGTCGTACGGGTCGGACCGCAACTCGGGATGGAGCAGCTCCCGGCGTTTGTCCGCGTCCCATTCGCCCGCTATTCGGCGTACGGTGACCAGCAGTTGCGGTCGCCACGCCGACTTCGGTCCGGTATGCCGCACAGATTCGCCGAAGAGCCGGGTGAATGCGGCGGTGGTGAGCATTCCGGCGTACTGTGCACCGTTCGTGCACAGCCGGGCGTACGAGAACACGGGTACCCAGTGCCGGGAGAGCAGTTCCCCGGCGGGATACTGAGCGGGCTTCTTGCCCGCGCCCCGCTTCAGATCTGCCGTGAGCCGTTCGTCCGCCACATCGAACAGACTTCCGGATGTGGCGGAATTCGACGGGGTCGCGTCACTCACGTGCACTTTCCTCCAAAGCCCCAAAGCCCCTGCAGAAATAGTCCATACCAGGCGGTATGGAATGTGCCTGCACGTTGACGGGTGCACCTTTGCACAACGTACCGCTCCGGAACAAGAGAAAGCCACCAACCCCCTTTCCACCCCGCCCCTTTGGCCGAGACAAGGTGCCAACACGAGCCCAGGGCAAAGCGATTCAGAATGGCAAACTCTCAAGTTACCTGAGGTAAGTACCGATTTGACATCCGTGGAGAAGGGGCAGCGCCCGACTATTCGTTGGAATACGCAACCCAAGAGCGGGGAGGGCTGACTCGATGGCGAGACCGGCGATCCACCCCGGTTCACTCTCGCAACAGGCCGTCTGATTCGATCAAACGGAACCGACAATCACTTCCCGAAGGACAAACCCTGAGTTCCACCCTGGCCACAGCCCTTTCCGCCGTTCTCCTCGTGGCGGTTCTTGCCTGTGCCGTGATCCGCCCCTTCGGCCTGCCGGAGGCCACCGTGGCGGTCCCGGCCGCCGGCGTGGTGATCGCGACCGGCGCGATCCCTCTCGACCACGCGCGCGCCGAGGCCGAGCTGCTCGGACCCGTCGTGGGCTTCCTGGCCGCGGTGCTCGTACTCGCCAAGCTCTGCGACGACGAGGGGCTCTTCCAGGCCTGCGGCGCCTGACTGGCCCGTACGTCCAAGGGGCGGCCGCAACGGCTGCTGGCCGCCAACTTCCTTCTCGCCTCGGTGATCACGGCCGTGCTGAGCCTGGACGCCACCGTCGTCCTGCTCACTCCGGTGGTGTTCGCGACCGTGGCCCGGCTCGGCGCCCGCCCCAAGCCCCACGTGTACGCCACCGCCCATCTCTCGAACACCGCGTCGCTGCTGCTGCCCGTCTCCAACCTCACCAACCTGCTGGCGTTCACGGCCAGCGGCCTGAGCTTCACCCGGTTCGCCGTGCTGATGGGCCCCGCGTGGGCCGTCGCCATCACCGCCGAGTACCTGGTCTTCCGGCGATTCTTCGCCAACGACCTGAAGGGCGACACCCCGGAGACGACCACGGTCGAGCCCGTCGAGCCTGTCAAGCCCGTCGAGCTGCCCGTGTTCGCGCTGGCCACGGTCGCCTGCACCCTCGCGGGCTTCGTCGTGGCGTCCGCGATCGGCATCGAACCTGCCTGGGCGGCGCTGGCCGGGGCGCTCGTCCTGGCCGGCCGGGCACTGGTCCGCGGGCACACCACACCGCTCGCCGTCGTGCGCGCCACCTCGCCGGGCTTCCTCGCCTTCGTCCTGGCGCTCGGGATCGTGGTGCGTGCCGTGGTCGACAACGGCCTCGCGGACACGCTCGGCCAGCTGGTCCCCGACTCGGCGAGCCTTCCGGCACTGCTCGGCATCGCGGCCCTCGCCGCCGTCCTGGCAAACCTCATCAACAACCTGCCCGCGGTCCTGGTGTTGCTCCCCCTGGCCGCCGTGGCGGGCCCCGGCCCGATCCTCGCCGTACTGCTCGGCGTGAACATCGGCCCCAATCTCACCTACGCCGGATCACTGGCCACACTGCTGTGGCGGCGCATCGTGCATCAGCACGAACACGACGTCGATCTCGGCGAGTTCACCCGTCTCGGCCTGATCACCGTGCCCGCCGCCCTGATCCCGGCCGTGGTGGCCCTGTGGCTCTCGCTGCGGGTTTTCGGAGGCTGACGCCCCCACCTCACCTCGATGGGGTCGGCGGTCACGCCCCGTCCAGGCGTGCGCGCGGTCCGCCCGGTTCGCACGCCCGCCCCGTTCACGTCCGGAGCATTGACGGTGTGACATGGCCATGCAATGCTCCATTCTGGGAGCGCTCCCACCCCATTCCGTCGTCCCCACGAGACGGTATCCATGGACCCGTTCCAGACACCGGGAGGCGCTCCATGCTCACGTTCCCGCACGTGCACCGCCGCCCCACGAGACGCCGTACGAGAAAACGCACGACGACCGCCCTGCTGACGGCTGCCCTGCTCTGCGGCGGGCTGGCTCTCGCGCCAGGTGCGACCGGGCTGCCGTCGACCGTGCTGCCGTCCGTGGCGGACCCGGCCGCCACCGCGACGACACCCGTTCGGGTCAACCAGGCGGGCTATCTGCCGGACGGTCCCAAGCGCGCCACGGTGGTCACCTCTGCCGCCCGGCCGCTGACCTGGCAGTTGCGCAGCGCGTCGGGCGCCGTGACCGCCTCCGGCCGGACCGTCGTACACGGCGCGGACGCGGCATCGGGCGAGGCGACCCACACCGTGGACTTCTCCGCGTACCGGAGGTCGGGCTCGGGGTTCGTCCTCGTGGTGGACGGGCAGAACAGCGCGCCCTTCGACATCCGCGCGGACCTCTACGACAGCCTGCGCTCGGACGCGATGGCGTTCTTCTACCACCAGCGCAGCGGCACACCGATCGAGGCCTCGCTGGTGGGTCCCGCCTATGCGCGACCGGCCGCGCACATCGGCGTCGCCCCGAACCAGGGCGACACGAACGTGCCCTGTCAGGCGGGGGTGTGCGACTACACCCAGGACGTGCGGGGCGGCTGGTACGACGCGGGCGACCACGGCAAGTACGTCGTCAACGGCGGGATCTCCGCCTGGCTGCTCGTCGACTCCTTCGCGCGGGCCGAGCGGGCGGGGACCGAGTCCGCGCTCGGTGACTCGACCCTGCGGATCTCCGAGCGCGGCAACGGGGTCCCGGACGTGCTGGACGAGGCACGCTGGGAGCTCGACTTCCTGATGCGGATGCAGGTGCCGGACGGCAAACCGTACGCCGGTATGGCCTTCCACAAGATCCACGACGCGGCCTGGACGGGCATCCCGACCCGCCCCGAACTGGACTCCCAGCCGCGCGAGTTGCACCGCCCGTCCACCGCGGCCACGCTCAACCTCGCCGCCACGGCGGCGCAGTGCGCGCGTGTCTTCAGGCCGTACGACTCCGCGTACGCGAAGCGGTGTCTGCGCGTGGCCCGCACGGCGTGGACCGCGGCGAAGGCCAACCCCGCGCTGTACGCCCCGGAGTCGGACAGCACGGGCGGCGGCCCCTACAACGACACCCAGGTCACGGACGACTTCTACTGGGCGGCGACCGAGCTGTACGCGGCGACCGGGGAGCGTGCCTACCGGAACGCGGTCACCTCCTCGCCCTGGCACACCTCGTCCGGCGCGCTCACGCCGACCGGCTTCAACTGGGCCGACACCGCGGCGCTCGGCCGACTGACCCTGGCGACCGTGCCGAACGGGCTGCCCGCCTCCGACATCAGGCGCGTGCGCGCGTCCGTGACCGCCGCGGCCGACGGACACCTCGCCATGATGGCGGGCCAGGGCTACGCGGTGCCCATCCCCGCGAACGGGTACGTGTGGGGTTCCAACAGCCAGGTCACCAACAACGCGATCGTCATGGCCACCGCCTACGCGCTGACCGGCCGACAGCGGTACCGCGCCGGGGTGTTGGAGTCGATGGACTACCTGCTGGGCCGCAACACCCTCAACCTCTCCTATGTCACCGGCTACGGCGACACGTACGCCCGCAACCAGCACCACCGGTTCTGGGCGAACCAGTACGACGCCTCGCTGCCGAACCCGCCGGCGGGTTCCCTCGCGGGCGGCCCCAACAGCGGTCTGCAGGACCCGGTGGCGCAGGAGCACCTGCCCGGGTGCTCCCCCGCGGCCTGCTACATCGACGACATCGGCTCGTACTCCACCAACGAGGTGACGGTCAACTGGAACGCCCCGCTGGCCTGGCTGGCGGCCTTCGCCGCCGAGCGCTGCCCGCCGCGCGACTAACGGTCGTCAGCGGCGGAGCCCGGCCCGGTACGCGCCGGGCGGGGCGCCGTAGCGCTGCCGGAAGACGCGGTTGAAGTGGAACGGGCTGCTGAAGCCGGAGGCCGCGGCGACCCGTTCCACCGGCAGGTCGGTGGCTTCCAGAAGCCGCGCGGCGTGCAGCAGGCGGGCGGCCAGCAGTGCCCGCATCGGGGACCGGCCGAGCTGCTGGGTGAAGAGGTGCGCGAAGCGGGATGCCGAGAGCGAGACCCCCGCGGCCAGGGATTCCACGGTGTGCGGGGCGCCCGGGTCGGCCGCGATGAGCGCCTCGGCCTGCCGGATCCGTACGTCGAGGCCGGACCGGTTCGGTTCCCCTCGTGCCGTGGCGGTGGCGAGGAGGACGACCGACTCCAGCGAGCAGAGGGCGAGCTCGCGGGCGGTGGTTCCGTGGGCCACGGCGACGCGGCCGTCCTCGGGCTCGTCCTCCGGTGGCGGCCCCTCACCGGTCCACCGGGCGTCCGCGAGCATCCGCCGGAACGCCGACTCCAGTCGTGCCCGCACGCCGTCCGGGACCGGTGTGACGGCATACAGCCGGTCCCCGAGCGCGTACGGCCGCAGCCAGTCCGTCCAGGTCGGCCGTGCCTGGCAGTGCGCCCACCAGAACGCCCAGTGCCGCGCGCCCCGTGCGACCGCGTAGTGGTGGGGCACGTCCGGGCCGAGGACGACGAGGTCCCTCGCGCCCGCATCCGTCTCCGCTGCTCCCTGGGCCAGCCGGCCCTCACCGCCGGTGGTCCAGATGAAGAGCCAGCTGTCGGCGCCCCCCGGCCGGCTGACGCTGTAGCCGGGATGCTGGTCGAAGCGGCCGACCGTCACCAGGCCGGGCGGCGGGGACGGGGCAGCAGGCTCGGGCAACTGGTCAGCACGCACAGGCATCCTCCCGGAAGGCGCTCCTGCCTAGCGTGGGGCATACGGGACACCGACGCGAAGGGACCGCCGCATGACAGTCACGGGCAGGGGCACGAAAGCGGACGCGGGCGCGGAGGCGCTCACGGGCCCGGGCGCGGGCGCGGGCGGGGACGTCGTCCGGCGTTTCGAGGAGGACGGCTTCACTGTGGCGCGCGGGCTGTTCGGCTCGGGCGAGATCGACGCGCTGTGCGCCGAGTTCGACGTGCTGCACGCCGGCGGACCGGTTCCCGGGCACTTCGAACCCCGCGCGACCGGGACGACGGGCCCGGCGGACCCGCTGCACGCCTACCCCCGGGTCATGAACCCGCACCGCGTCAACGACCTGGCCCTGCGCCACCTCCTCGAACCCAGGCTGCGGGACATCCTCGAACTCCTCCTGGGCGAGGAGGTGTTGGCGGCGCAGAGCATGTTCTACTTCAAGCCACCGGGCGCCCGCGGGCAGGCACTGCACCAGGACAACTTCTATCTGCGGGTGGAGCCGGGTACGTGTGTGGCGGCCTGGGTCGCCTGCGATGTGATCGACAGGGAGAACGGCGGCCTTGAAGTGGTCCCCGGCACCCACCGCATGGACGTGTTCTGCCCCGAGGAGGCCGACGAGGGGCTGTCGTTCGCCCGCGAGTACGTACCGCCGCCGCCCGGACTGTCCGCCGTGCCGGTCGACATGGAGCCGGGGGACGTCCTGTTCTTCAACGGCAGCCTGGTGCACGGCTCCCAGCCCAACCGCACCACCGACCGCTTCCGCCGCTCGTACATCGGCCACTACGTGGGCCGCTCCGCGGAGCGCATCGGCCGCTTCTACCCCACCCTGTCGATGAGCGGGGAGCCCGTCCCGCTGCGGGAGAGCGAGGGCGCGGGCCCGTGCGGCACGGAGTTCGAACCGACGGGCCCGCACTGAAGCCGCCGCCAGACACGCGCTTCAGGAGCGCAGCAACTCCGCAGCGCCCAGGTCGAGTACGCCGTCGTGCCAGGTCAGCCCGCGCAGATCGCGTACGACGACGGGGGCGCCGGTGTCCAGGCCGCGCGGCCCGACGCCGATGACGTACGCCCCGGCCGCGGCCCCCGCCTCGGCACCGGCGGCGCTGTCCTCGAAGACGACCGTGCGCGCCGGGTCCGCGCCCAGCTTTCCGGCGGCGGCCAGATAGCCGTCGGGGGCGGGTTTGCCGTGGCTGACGTCGTCCGCGGTGATGAGCACGGGCGGCAGGGGCAGCCCCGCGGCGGCGATACGGGCCCGGGCGAGCGCGGTGACTCCGGAGGTCACCACGGCCCAACTGCCCCGCGGCAGGCTCGTCAGCAGGCCGAGGGCGCCGGGCAGCGCGGTCGTGGTGGCCGCCGCCTCGATCTCCAGGCGGTCGATCTCGGCGAGGGCGGCGGTCCGTTCCCCGGGGTCGGGCACCAGCAGCGCCACGGTGTCGGCGGAGCGCCTGCCATGGACCATGGCGGTGACCTTGTCGGCGGACAGGCCACGGGCGCGGGCCCACTGGCTCCATGCCTGGTCGACGCCCAGGTCGGAGTCGACCAGTACGCCGTCGTTGTCGAACAGGAGGCCCTCGCAGGGGATGTTCACGGCCTCGCCTTTCGGATGACAGGACGGTTGCGGTAGCGGCCGACGAG from Streptomyces sp. NBC_00878 harbors:
- a CDS encoding glycoside hydrolase family 2 TIM barrel-domain containing protein, which encodes MTVTRRSVLIAGTAAPVVLAGTSDAWAAEETALRARAATAGRTVPLRDGWRFALVDPAGLADPTGVYARAAEPGYDDSAWRRITVPHDWSIELSPTTEHGTTSGTGFFPGGLGWYRIAFTLPKAYADMRVSVEFDGVYMDSSVYCNGRLVGQHPYGYTGFALDLTDLLHTDGTTANVVAVEVRNRLPSSRWYSGSGIHREARLVVTDPVHVQRWGTQVTTPEIGTDRALVRARTSVVNASGEARRVEVRSAVVDPRGRTVARETSTVTVGADPASPPGAATATHDLTVRDPRTWDIDTPTLYTLKTELRVDGRTADTYETPFGIRHFTVDADNGLTLNGRYLKLRGVNLHHDLGALGAAVNADAVERQLRIMRSMGVNALRTSHNPPAPEVIAACERLGIVMMVEAFDCWRRGKNPYDYGRFFDAHSDADIGEMVLAARNSPAVIMWSIGNEIPDSTSTAGLAIADRLIDDVRRLDPTRPIVIGSDKYRGLPAVGSPADLMLAKIDGLGLNYNTAASVDALHARYPRLFLFESESSSETSTRGTYQEPERLNTGENHTPGRRATSSYDNNLASWTMSGEYGLKKDRDRKWFTGEFLWSGIDYIGEPTPYDVFPVKASFFGAVDTAGFPKDTYHLFKSQWTDEPMVHLLPENWTDHHPGDMVDLWAYSNVDTVELFLDGKSLGTRKFDEKKTTDGRTYLETTEATGDDKTVTGGPWPGSYTSPNGSAGKLHLTWKVPFAPGELTAVARRDGRTVATDVLRTAGQPHALRLTPDRRSLVADGRSLCFVTAEVVDARGVVVPGADHSIAFDVDGGSLAGLDNGRQESAERYQASTRTAFHGKALAIVRSGTEDGRLTLRARSAGLRTATVTVRTTAARPKVRTPAADFAPDPGPGAPNYPLADASYSGRPDTLPAAMLDGAPATGWSNAFRKAATALLPAFDGAREEDWVSVAWGRTRTFDRVEVSFTADATHSLPVAVEVAFWDGHRYRPAKGADVDWATASDAPTVITFDAVRGSGLRITMRSRHPGEVRGALRISRLEIPPR
- a CDS encoding SpoIIE family protein phosphatase; translation: MTSHNEASDDSPGYPFDETATARAVIDGDGILVEWNEGARRLLGHASAEVVGRPAANLLAPDAGAVRPPPAGHRWNDTLALRHRDGRTLHVWLLAHRRRPELGDHSGWLVVTPLDNGGPPVEDDVLAGRFLDQSPCATAIFDERLRLRRVNAVMAESMALPEERIRGLRLPEIGGMPQNEELERHMVQVLLTGRRDDVETYLGSRDGARARAWLARLAPLTDAEGRVLGVCLSAHDFSQQYLARERLQIVNEASVRIGSTLDVTRTAQELADVCVPALADFISIDLLDPPERGGEPYSGPVPAPVSLRRAAHRSVNPGNPEAVVKLGQVDVYPASSPQADSLVAGRTIVATDPASTLADWLAWDPARRERVKELGIHTTMAVPIQARGATLGVAVFTRFRRPAPFTDDDVLLAEEVTARAAVCIDNARRFSRERETAIALQRSLLPRTLPRTAAVEAASRYLPAARAGVGGDWFDVIPLSGMRVAMVVGDVVGHGVQASATMGRLRTAVRTLADIDLAPDELLTHLDDLVVRLSEEAGSEGTTGEVGATCLYAVYDPVTRVCTLARAGHPPPLMLPPDSSPEEIDVPSGPPLGVGGLPFESIELRLPEDTVLALYTDGLLESPDRDPDESRAVLSQALARGSGSLDETCHDILQSLLPPTGASDDVALLLARTKGLPTSQVATWDIPADPALVGPIRKQAVQQLDTWELSEAAFTTELVVSELVTNAIRYGERPIRLRLIHDDTTLIFEVSDSSHTAPHLRRAKTFDEGGRGLLLVAQLTQRWGSRHTPEGKTIWAELALGED